The Candidatus Tanganyikabacteria bacterium genome includes the window GCGGCGGCGGAGCATAGACCGGCGCCTGGTCCGCATGGAGCGGGACCATGCCATACGCCCGGATCGTCTCGGCCACTCTTCCTCGTTCCCTCTTCAATAGGCTTATCGCCCGCGAAGCGAGAAATTCGAGAAAGCGACGGCTAAGCTAGGTCCAAGGAAAGGTTAATGACCGCCAGAGGCCTCGGCGAGCGCGTGGAAGGCCTCGTGGACCTCCTCGAAGGCCTTGGCGAACTTCTTGTCGTCCTGCTTGGCCGCGTCGAGGTTGCTCACCGCCTTGACCAGCTTGTCCCGCTGCGAGCGCTTGGCCCGCGCTCCCGGGGGCAGCGGCACTGCGGCCAGGGCCGCGGCCTTGGCCTTGAGTTCGGGGACCTTCCGCTTGATGCTGCCGTAGTCCTTCTTCGGGAAGGCGTCGTGCCACAGCGGCCGCAGCGAGTCGTGGAAGGCCTCCAGCCCCTTGGCGAGGGGCCCGGTGAAGGAGTGGTGCTGCTCGTGGCCCGCGTGGTGGTCGTGCTTCAGCGCGTCGGCGGGCGTCGTGAGCGATCCCCCGCCGACGGCCAGCGAGAAGGCGAGCAGGGCATGCGCGATCATGCGAGCACCGCCTGGCTGACCTGGGCGAGGGCCTTCGAGAGGATCGCGATCGCCTGGTCCACGTCGGCCTTGGTGATGTTCAGCGGCGGCTGGATGCGCAGCGTGCACCCCATCTGCCCGCCCTTGCCGATGATGAGGCCGGCGTCCTTGGTGAGGTCGAGCACGCCGTTGCACAGGTCCACGGCGGGCTCCTTGGTCGATCGATCCTTGACCAGTTCGACGCCGATCATCAGGCCCTTGCCGCGCACGTCGCCGATGATCGGATACTGCTCGGCGAGTTCGCGCAGCTTGTCCATCAGGTACCCGCCGACCACGCTCGCGTTGTCCTGGAGCTTCCGATCCTCGATGTAGCCGATGGTGGCCATGGCCGCCGCCGACGAGATCGGGTTGCCGCCGAAGGTGTTGATCGTGGGCCGTTGCAGCTTGTCGGCCACCGCGGCCTTGGCCACGCAACCGCCCGCGGCGAAGCCGTTGGCGATGCCCTTGGCCATCGTAACCAGGTCGGGCTCCACGCCGTACGAAGAGATGCCCCAGAAGGCCTCGCCCGTGCGCCCGAAGCCGGTCTGCACCTCGTCGGCGATGAGCAGGACGCCGTACTTGTCCAGCACCTGCTTGGCCAGGGAGAAGTACGGCGGCGGCGGGGCGATCAGGCCGCCGACGCCCTGGATGGGCTCGGCGATCATGACGGCCGGCTCGCCGTTGGTCTGCGTCTGGATGGTCTCCTCGAGAGCCTTGACGCACTGCATCTCGCACGAGCCGTACTCGAGGCCGAAGGGGCAGCGGTAGCAGTACGGATTCTGCGCGAACACGATGCCCGGTACCGGCATGGGATCGACGCGGTAGGCGCCGTTGCTGGTCAGCGAGCCCGCGAGCCACGACCGCCCGTGATACGAGTGCTTGAGCGCGATGATCTCGTTGCGGCCCGACGCCACCTTCGAGAGCATGATGGCCGTCTCGTTGGCCTCGGTGCCGGAGTTGGTCAGGAAGGCCTTGCCGCCCGAAAACGGCGCCAGGGCCACGAGCTTTTCGGCCAGATCGACCATGGGCTGGGACATGAAGATCGTCGAGGTGTGCTGCAGTTCCTTGGCCTGCTCGACCACGGCGTCGGTCACGACCGGGTTGCAGTGGCCCACCGAGACCGTGCAGATCCCGCCGAAGAAGTCGAGGTACTCCTTGCCGGTCTCGTCATAGAGATGCTGCATCTCGCCGCGCACGAAGTGCGGCGGATCGGTGTACCAGTGCTTGACCGTCGGGATGATGTACCGCTCCCGCTTGGCCTTGAGATCCTTGGCCGAGAGCGGCGCCTGCTTCGCCATGTCGTTATCCTCCTGGTACGTCGGGTCAAGCCTGGGCGGGGACGGTCTGCTTCTTCCAGCGCGCGGCGCCGAGA containing:
- a CDS encoding aspartate aminotransferase family protein: MAKQAPLSAKDLKAKRERYIIPTVKHWYTDPPHFVRGEMQHLYDETGKEYLDFFGGICTVSVGHCNPVVTDAVVEQAKELQHTSTIFMSQPMVDLAEKLVALAPFSGGKAFLTNSGTEANETAIMLSKVASGRNEIIALKHSYHGRSWLAGSLTSNGAYRVDPMPVPGIVFAQNPYCYRCPFGLEYGSCEMQCVKALEETIQTQTNGEPAVMIAEPIQGVGGLIAPPPPYFSLAKQVLDKYGVLLIADEVQTGFGRTGEAFWGISSYGVEPDLVTMAKGIANGFAAGGCVAKAAVADKLQRPTINTFGGNPISSAAAMATIGYIEDRKLQDNASVVGGYLMDKLRELAEQYPIIGDVRGKGLMIGVELVKDRSTKEPAVDLCNGVLDLTKDAGLIIGKGGQMGCTLRIQPPLNITKADVDQAIAILSKALAQVSQAVLA